A genomic stretch from Telmatocola sphagniphila includes:
- a CDS encoding serine/threonine-protein kinase: MNLDEHLSNDSLTLIAQGSLNTEQETQASAHLDHCTLCQAALERTSGGAEWWTETATQLRVDEDDLPPPGSESWSAVDFSVDFLDPADNPSLLGLLAEYEIHGILGRGGMGVVLKARDTQLNRFVAIKALGPQWASSEVARRRFAREAQAAAAVVHPNVIAIHQVQANGRLPFIVMPLIPGESLQQRLAARGQLELIEVLRIAMQAAAGLAVAHEQGLVHRDVKPANILLEPGIERAVLTDFGLARAADDRTLTQWGVIAGTPAYMSPEQSRGEPIDGRSDLFSLGCVMFEMATGETPFQSESTLALLRRICEESAPAPSRLNKQLPPWFDSIVLRLLSKNPEDRYCSAREVSKLLENCLAHMQDPATQLPVELKKKFRWFRWLALSFGLLAMIGFCVYLCYREKPIEKIESPPEIKEEFDPSWNWGDKELRDIRERLDALTPGSPH, translated from the coding sequence ATGAATCTCGACGAACATCTCTCGAATGATTCTCTCACCCTGATTGCTCAGGGGAGCTTAAACACGGAACAGGAGACTCAGGCTTCCGCTCATCTGGACCATTGCACGCTTTGCCAGGCGGCTCTCGAACGGACCTCCGGCGGAGCGGAATGGTGGACGGAAACGGCTACCCAATTAAGAGTCGACGAAGATGATCTCCCGCCGCCCGGATCGGAGAGTTGGTCGGCAGTCGATTTCTCCGTCGATTTTTTGGACCCGGCGGATAATCCCTCGTTGTTGGGGCTTCTGGCCGAGTACGAAATTCACGGAATTCTCGGCCGGGGTGGCATGGGAGTAGTGCTGAAGGCTCGGGATACACAGTTAAATCGCTTTGTGGCTATCAAGGCCCTGGGGCCGCAATGGGCCTCAAGCGAAGTAGCCCGTCGGCGATTCGCTCGGGAAGCTCAAGCCGCCGCCGCGGTAGTTCATCCCAATGTGATTGCCATCCATCAGGTTCAGGCCAACGGACGGCTGCCGTTTATTGTCATGCCCCTCATACCCGGGGAGTCCCTGCAACAGCGGTTGGCCGCGCGGGGTCAACTGGAATTGATCGAAGTTCTTCGAATTGCCATGCAGGCGGCAGCAGGTTTGGCCGTAGCCCACGAGCAGGGGCTGGTGCATCGCGATGTTAAGCCCGCGAATATTCTGCTCGAACCGGGAATCGAACGGGCGGTGCTGACCGATTTCGGTCTGGCCCGCGCGGCGGATGATCGGACTCTCACACAGTGGGGAGTGATCGCCGGCACACCCGCTTACATGTCCCCGGAGCAATCCCGTGGGGAGCCGATTGACGGACGTTCCGATCTCTTCAGCCTCGGTTGCGTCATGTTTGAGATGGCTACTGGAGAGACGCCCTTTCAATCCGAGAGCACGCTCGCCCTGTTACGGCGAATCTGCGAGGAATCGGCACCTGCGCCCTCCCGCTTGAACAAACAATTGCCCCCTTGGTTCGATAGTATCGTCCTCCGGCTCCTGAGTAAGAATCCGGAAGATCGTTACTGCAGCGCGCGGGAGGTTTCAAAATTGCTGGAGAACTGTTTGGCACACATGCAGGATCCAGCCACTCAGTTACCAGTGGAACTCAAAAAGAAGTTCCGTTGGTTCCGCTGGCTGGCCCTGAGTTTCGGGCTGCTGGCCATGATCGGATTTTGCGTATATCTCTGCTACCGCGAGAAACCAATTGAGAAAATCGAATCACCTCCGGAAATCAAAGAAGAATTCGACCCCTCCTGGAACTGGGGAGATAAAGAACTCCGAGATATTCGCGAAAGGCTGGATGCCTTGACACCCGGGTCGCCCCATTAG
- a CDS encoding PEP-CTERM sorting domain-containing protein (PEP-CTERM proteins occur, often in large numbers, in the proteomes of bacteria that also encode an exosortase, a predicted intramembrane cysteine proteinase. The presence of a PEP-CTERM domain at a protein's C-terminus predicts cleavage within the sorting domain, followed by covalent anchoring to some some component of the (usually Gram-negative) cell surface. Many PEP-CTERM proteins exhibit an unusual sequence composition that includes large numbers of potential glycosylation sites. Expression of one such protein has been shown restore the ability of a bacterium to form floc, a type of biofilm.) — protein sequence MAKSNRHPLPLRKKTFYLFVLAAFFQFSSPIQAQTWNGGSGSSPYYWSNSANWAGGSAPANDGSADIVMAGSIGLSSVIDTAYSVNSLSFASSAGAFTLSGNTLTIGSGGITNNSNSAQTITASISLNSGVTSFSFTNNASSTSGLLTIGAVTGNATTGKTQNLTITAANLGGINLNGSIGDGIAGGQVSLTIVGPGTTTISASNFYSGSTTVASGNLLVTGGLANTNVIIQNGATLSGNGTVGNGGGATLTVNTGGVLSPGTGSTYDALTVNDNVILNGTLSLIGKPSGATSHLSIGMGNTLYLGRNSTLSLSGTYDTISTYVLYSGNYSGSFQFLNGLPAGMVVYYDNPTEIYLAPVPEPASILLFGSGMIAVGAGIIRRRKSASCD from the coding sequence ATGGCCAAATCAAATCGGCATCCACTACCCCTCCGCAAAAAAACCTTCTATCTCTTTGTCCTGGCGGCTTTTTTTCAGTTTTCGTCACCCATCCAGGCTCAAACTTGGAACGGCGGTAGTGGTTCTTCGCCGTACTACTGGTCGAATAGTGCCAATTGGGCGGGAGGTTCCGCGCCCGCCAACGATGGTTCCGCGGATATCGTCATGGCGGGATCGATTGGCCTGTCTTCGGTAATCGACACCGCTTACAGTGTGAACTCCCTGAGCTTCGCTTCCTCCGCAGGTGCATTCACCCTGAGCGGCAACACCCTCACGATCGGCTCGGGTGGGATCACAAACAATAGCAACTCGGCCCAGACGATTACGGCCAGCATCAGCCTGAATTCGGGCGTGACGAGTTTTAGTTTCACTAATAACGCCAGCAGCACTTCCGGGCTGCTGACAATCGGCGCGGTCACCGGAAATGCCACTACGGGTAAGACTCAGAACCTGACAATCACTGCCGCTAATTTGGGCGGAATCAATTTGAATGGCTCAATCGGAGATGGTATTGCTGGCGGACAAGTTTCCCTGACGATTGTCGGCCCGGGAACAACCACTATTTCGGCTTCCAATTTCTATTCCGGCAGTACTACAGTCGCCTCAGGCAATCTCTTGGTCACGGGTGGCTTGGCAAACACCAATGTGATAATCCAAAACGGGGCTACTCTGAGCGGCAACGGAACCGTAGGAAATGGCGGGGGAGCAACACTTACTGTGAACACCGGGGGAGTACTCAGCCCGGGAACCGGTTCGACTTATGATGCCCTGACCGTCAACGATAATGTGATTTTGAATGGGACACTGTCTTTGATCGGCAAACCCAGCGGGGCGACCAGCCACCTCAGCATTGGCATGGGTAACACACTGTATCTCGGTCGTAACAGCACGCTTTCACTCTCTGGAACTTACGACACAATATCGACTTACGTGCTTTATTCGGGCAACTACAGCGGCTCCTTTCAATTTCTGAACGGTTTACCAGCCGGCATGGTGGTCTATTATGATAATCCGACGGAAATCTATTTGGCCCCGGTACCAGAGCCGGCGAGCATTTTGCTGTTCGGGTCGGGGATGATCGCCGTGGGAGCCGGGATCATCCGCCGAAGAAAGAGTGCTAGTTGCGATTAG
- a CDS encoding glycoside hydrolase family 16 protein — translation MQTQPYRFALAFFFLASLIGIIFPDTGSRAEEPAKADWQMVWSDEFNGTEIDPKKWDFDIGNGFYNYDAKQWISGWGNDELQYYTKEKDNAFVEGGYLHIRAIKESIHNCGYSSARLKSRKKDGSSLFSQTYGKFEFRAKLPTGQGVWPAIWMLPLADKYGTWASSGEIDILEARGQEPTKILGTLHFGAKWPANREASKAITLPKGGRISDFHTYTLEWEPGEIRWLLDGEVYSTQKSWWSSSKLEDGKGVKPTQESELNPWPAPFDKPFYLVMNLAIGGKFLGNPDKTTEFPCEMLIDYVRVYEKVGGYGATKPRGRENLPFEKK, via the coding sequence ATGCAAACTCAGCCATATCGATTTGCCTTGGCTTTTTTTTTCCTGGCTAGTCTGATCGGGATCATCTTTCCCGATACGGGTAGCCGAGCCGAAGAACCCGCAAAAGCCGATTGGCAAATGGTTTGGAGCGACGAATTCAATGGGACGGAGATCGATCCCAAAAAGTGGGATTTCGACATCGGCAATGGCTTTTACAACTACGATGCCAAACAGTGGATCAGCGGTTGGGGCAACGACGAACTGCAGTACTACACCAAGGAGAAAGATAATGCCTTCGTTGAAGGCGGCTATCTGCATATCCGAGCCATCAAGGAATCGATTCATAATTGCGGTTACAGTTCCGCCCGGCTTAAGTCGCGAAAAAAAGACGGCAGCAGTTTGTTCAGCCAGACTTACGGCAAGTTCGAATTCCGAGCCAAGCTCCCGACCGGGCAGGGCGTCTGGCCTGCGATTTGGATGCTCCCTCTTGCTGACAAATATGGCACCTGGGCTTCCTCTGGGGAAATCGACATTCTCGAAGCTCGGGGACAGGAACCGACCAAGATTCTCGGTACCCTCCATTTCGGAGCAAAATGGCCGGCCAATCGTGAAGCCAGCAAAGCGATCACCCTGCCCAAAGGAGGCCGTATCTCCGACTTTCATACCTATACCCTGGAATGGGAACCGGGGGAAATTCGCTGGCTTTTGGACGGTGAAGTCTACTCCACGCAAAAATCCTGGTGGAGTAGCTCGAAGCTGGAGGATGGCAAAGGGGTGAAGCCAACCCAAGAATCCGAATTGAATCCCTGGCCGGCGCCTTTCGATAAGCCCTTTTATCTGGTCATGAATCTGGCCATCGGGGGCAAATTTTTGGGCAATCCGGATAAGACGACTGAGTTCCCCTGTGAAATGCTGATCGATTACGTTCGGGTCTACGAGAAAGTCGGCGGCTATGGAGCAACCAAGCCGCGCGGCCGGGAAAATTTACCGTTCGAGAAAAAGTGA